From Brevibacillus marinus, a single genomic window includes:
- a CDS encoding substrate-binding domain-containing protein has translation MLKSKLPKLLFTAVLAGSVLAAGCASTQPAQNATGESDGSAAGDDKIVIGFSQVTLDSPFYVALVQEAKLEADRQGVELIPVDAQNDIEKQNADVQDLITKGIDVLLLNPTNPTAVAPALAAAKQANIPVITVDRPTEEKVTAFVGRDNKEMGRIAGKKAVELLGGEGKAKGKIIEIQGDAGGKVMMDRHDGFHEIVEKEPGITIIEGPYSDYVRANAVKAFQDLLQAHPDVDLVYAHNDDMALGAVQVLEQAKVDNVKIVGIDGLTEAIKAIIDGRYDATVLNDPAKLGALAIDTAVKVAKGESVPEYVDGGTGLIDASNAQEYYNAEEIFARMK, from the coding sequence ATGTTGAAATCAAAACTTCCAAAGTTGTTGTTCACGGCAGTATTGGCAGGTAGTGTACTGGCTGCGGGGTGCGCTTCGACTCAACCAGCGCAAAACGCAACCGGGGAATCGGATGGTTCCGCAGCCGGAGATGATAAAATCGTCATCGGTTTTTCGCAGGTAACACTGGATTCGCCTTTCTACGTAGCCTTGGTGCAAGAAGCGAAACTTGAGGCGGATCGGCAAGGCGTGGAATTGATTCCCGTCGATGCCCAGAACGATATTGAAAAACAAAATGCCGACGTCCAGGATTTAATCACCAAAGGGATCGACGTTCTGCTGTTAAACCCCACCAACCCGACGGCCGTGGCACCTGCTTTGGCGGCTGCAAAACAGGCGAATATTCCGGTCATTACGGTCGACCGTCCCACCGAAGAAAAAGTAACGGCTTTTGTCGGACGCGATAACAAGGAAATGGGGCGTATTGCGGGGAAAAAAGCTGTGGAGCTGCTTGGCGGAGAAGGAAAAGCGAAAGGGAAGATCATCGAAATTCAGGGAGACGCCGGCGGCAAGGTCATGATGGACCGACATGATGGGTTCCATGAAATTGTGGAAAAGGAACCCGGTATCACGATTATTGAAGGTCCGTATTCCGATTATGTACGCGCCAACGCTGTGAAAGCATTCCAAGATTTGCTGCAAGCGCATCCGGACGTAGATTTGGTGTACGCTCATAACGACGATATGGCGCTCGGTGCCGTTCAGGTGCTGGAGCAGGCAAAAGTGGACAATGTGAAGATTGTCGGTATCGATGGTCTGACCGAAGCGATTAAGGCGATCATCGACGGCCGATACGATGCAACCGTGTTAAATGACCCGGCCAAGCTGGGAGCCCTCGCGATCGACACAGCCGTTAAAGTGGCCAAAGGGGAAAGCGTACCTGAATATGTCGACGGCGGCACTGGATTAATCGACGCTTCAAACGCCCAGGAGTATTACAATGCGGAAGAAATTTTCGCCCGCATGAAGTGA
- a CDS encoding ABC transporter permease, producing the protein MLAEKTQTSTERKLAVMQFIKKYNLLIILLIFIGIGAMLSPKFLTVQNFLNLLQQSAVVGIISIGMTFVIIVAGIDLSVGSVLALAGMVFAVLVTTEMNLFLAILLSVLVGTVLGLINGVVSTKLKVPAFIATLAMMVAARGVALLMTDGKPITNLPSSIRILGGNVFERIPVSGLLWVALTLIAIFVLRYTTFGRKLYAIGGNPQSAHLSGIEVNRYITAAFTICGALSALAGVVLASWLTVGQPTAGRGIELDAIAAVVLGGTSLFGGIGGVGGTFIGVLLLSIITNIFNLLGLSSYFQQIFMGLIIVLALVLNRFVVAKKSY; encoded by the coding sequence ATGCTGGCAGAAAAAACGCAAACGAGCACAGAACGCAAGTTGGCTGTGATGCAGTTCATTAAAAAATACAATTTGTTGATCATTTTGTTGATCTTTATCGGGATCGGCGCCATGTTGTCGCCGAAATTCCTCACCGTGCAAAACTTCTTGAACCTGCTGCAGCAGTCGGCTGTTGTGGGCATTATCAGCATCGGCATGACGTTTGTCATCATCGTGGCAGGGATTGATCTGTCCGTTGGCTCTGTATTGGCCTTGGCGGGGATGGTTTTTGCCGTGTTGGTGACCACCGAAATGAATCTGTTTTTGGCCATTCTGCTTTCTGTCTTGGTCGGAACCGTTCTCGGCCTGATCAATGGGGTGGTTTCCACGAAATTGAAAGTTCCCGCCTTCATTGCCACTTTGGCCATGATGGTTGCCGCGCGAGGTGTGGCTTTGCTCATGACGGACGGAAAACCGATCACCAATCTTCCCTCCTCGATCCGCATTTTAGGAGGAAATGTGTTTGAGCGAATTCCGGTATCCGGATTGCTGTGGGTCGCACTTACCTTAATCGCGATCTTTGTCCTGCGCTACACCACGTTTGGCCGAAAGCTTTACGCGATTGGCGGTAATCCTCAATCTGCCCATTTATCGGGTATCGAGGTTAACCGATATATTACAGCCGCGTTCACCATTTGCGGTGCACTCTCGGCATTAGCGGGCGTCGTCCTCGCCAGTTGGCTGACGGTTGGACAGCCTACGGCGGGCAGGGGAATTGAATTGGATGCTATTGCCGCAGTAGTTCTCGGGGGGACAAGCCTATTCGGCGGGATTGGAGGTGTTGGCGGAACGTTTATTGGTGTTCTGTTGTTGAGTATCATCACCAATATTTTTAACCTGCTGGGCCTTTCCTCGTATTTTCAGCAAATTTTTATGGGATTGATCATCGTGCTGGCGTTAGTGCTGAATCGCTTTGTGGTAGCCAAAAAATCATATTGA
- the deoC gene encoding deoxyribose-phosphate aldolase, translating to MMTSLEKMIDHTLLKPNVTDQQILQLCEEARQYGFASVCVNPCYVRLAADALRDSGVKICTVIGFPLGATTTESKLFEAAQAVQNGADELDYVLNISDVLNGRYELVKQEMEQFVQFRANSSKPVLIKVILETCYLTDEQIVKVCKLAKEAGIDFVKTSTGFGSGGATKEHVRIMRETVGSKVGVKASGGIRTYEDCVAMVEAGANRIGASASVAIVTRGSSDRQSAY from the coding sequence ATGATGACTTCCTTGGAAAAGATGATTGACCACACCTTGTTGAAACCAAATGTCACGGATCAACAAATTCTTCAGTTGTGCGAGGAAGCGAGACAGTACGGGTTTGCTTCGGTCTGTGTCAATCCATGCTATGTACGGCTTGCTGCCGATGCACTGCGGGATTCTGGAGTGAAAATCTGCACCGTGATCGGCTTCCCGCTTGGTGCGACGACGACGGAGAGCAAGCTGTTCGAGGCGGCGCAGGCGGTGCAAAACGGGGCAGACGAACTGGATTACGTGCTGAACATTAGCGATGTCCTCAACGGCCGATATGAGTTGGTCAAACAGGAAATGGAACAATTTGTCCAATTCCGCGCCAATTCCAGCAAACCCGTATTGATCAAGGTGATCTTGGAAACATGCTACTTGACTGATGAGCAAATCGTCAAAGTTTGCAAGTTGGCCAAAGAAGCGGGGATTGACTTTGTCAAGACATCCACGGGATTCGGTTCTGGCGGGGCAACGAAAGAACATGTCCGCATCATGCGCGAAACGGTTGGCTCCAAAGTCGGGGTAAAGGCTTCCGGGGGCATCCGCACTTATGAAGACTGCGTGGCGATGGTGGAAGCGGGAGCAAACCGGATTGGAGCGAGCGCTAGTGTGGCGATCGTGACCAGGGGTTCTTCCGACCGGCAATCTGCTTATTGA